Proteins encoded by one window of Cupriavidus sp. EM10:
- the gspI gene encoding type II secretion system minor pseudopilin GspI, whose protein sequence is MIRRPFQRTRARGFTLIEVLVALTILAVALTAAMRAMGSMTESSASLQQRMLAEFSAENHLATLRLSKTWPEPGTRGYDCPQGGVALWCEESVSGTPNPSFRRVEVAVYPSAGNKSVRLAWLVTLIPNETRNVL, encoded by the coding sequence ATGATCCGACGCCCCTTCCAACGCACTCGCGCGCGGGGCTTCACGCTGATCGAAGTGCTGGTCGCGCTGACCATCCTGGCCGTGGCGCTCACCGCCGCCATGCGGGCCATGGGTTCGATGACCGAGTCGAGCGCCTCGCTGCAGCAACGCATGCTGGCCGAATTCAGCGCCGAGAACCATCTCGCCACCTTGCGGCTGTCCAAGACCTGGCCCGAGCCGGGCACACGCGGCTACGATTGCCCCCAGGGCGGTGTGGCGCTGTGGTGCGAGGAATCGGTGTCCGGCACGCCCAATCCGTCGTTCCGCCGCGTGGAAGTGGCGGTCTATCCGTCCGCCGGCAACAAGTCGGTGCGACTGGCGTGGCTGGTCACCCTGATTCCCAATGAAACCCGCAATGTTCTCTGA
- the gspL gene encoding type II secretion system protein GspL, with amino-acid sequence MSTTLYVRLPHRPHDQPQPWQFGAMPFALVRASTEKIRAGSSPQAPELLREGHALAAEMPAADRLVLIVAASDVLLTAAMVPPLPPARLRLALPNLVEDMLATDAAPCHIALGPALDPAAPARGPRRRLLMVTDRAWLRAALDQFAEHKHRRRSVVPAQLCLPLSEATDPASAPAEAVEAVDVAAPVLAGDAAPAPAPQPSVPEIPATADESAQPATLAVEAAASALAQSASLLDATAPPPAAADTARLWQLTVRTGPYDGYGLLLNDQALAAWQALAPAGVWHGDAAALANAPVPALRSQRPVARASRISENWRIWLAGAEACLRDPQLDLAQFEFAQGRMDRWNVLAWRLPVALAVALALVQIIGMNAQWLMLRRESKRIDAAQIDLLHTAFPNVPPVAEPPLLMRRQMEQLRTASGRSTPSDFLPLADGFARAAHSLPPDALLQLDYRAGALYVTLKAGTNTNALRSAARQAGLQMEEDKTPPDATVRGGGTPTPPGSRWTIKSESRADNAAQGRAGA; translated from the coding sequence TTGAGTACCACGCTCTACGTCCGCCTGCCGCACCGGCCGCATGACCAGCCGCAACCGTGGCAGTTTGGCGCGATGCCTTTTGCGCTGGTACGCGCCTCCACGGAGAAAATCCGCGCTGGCAGTTCGCCGCAGGCGCCCGAGCTGTTGCGCGAAGGCCACGCCCTGGCAGCGGAAATGCCGGCTGCGGACCGCCTGGTCCTGATCGTGGCCGCCAGCGATGTGCTGCTGACGGCAGCCATGGTGCCGCCGCTGCCCCCGGCCCGGCTACGCCTGGCCCTGCCGAATCTGGTGGAGGACATGCTGGCCACGGACGCCGCGCCGTGCCATATCGCGCTGGGGCCGGCGCTCGATCCGGCCGCCCCGGCTCGCGGCCCGCGCCGCCGCCTGCTGATGGTCACCGACCGCGCGTGGCTGCGTGCCGCGCTCGACCAGTTCGCCGAACACAAGCATCGTCGCCGCAGCGTGGTGCCGGCGCAGTTGTGCCTGCCACTGTCGGAAGCTACCGACCCAGCATCGGCGCCCGCCGAGGCTGTAGAGGCTGTCGATGTCGCGGCCCCGGTGCTGGCCGGGGACGCGGCGCCCGCGCCGGCCCCGCAGCCTTCTGTCCCCGAAATCCCCGCCACCGCCGACGAATCGGCCCAGCCGGCCACGCTGGCGGTGGAAGCCGCTGCATCGGCACTGGCCCAGTCGGCCTCGCTGCTGGACGCCACCGCGCCGCCGCCCGCCGCCGCCGATACGGCGCGGCTGTGGCAGCTGACGGTCCGCACCGGCCCGTACGACGGCTACGGGCTGCTGCTCAATGACCAGGCACTGGCCGCCTGGCAGGCGCTGGCGCCGGCGGGCGTTTGGCATGGCGACGCGGCAGCGCTGGCCAACGCGCCCGTGCCCGCGTTGCGGTCGCAGCGGCCGGTGGCGCGCGCATCGCGGATTTCCGAAAACTGGCGCATCTGGCTGGCTGGGGCCGAAGCCTGCCTGCGCGATCCGCAACTTGACCTGGCGCAGTTCGAATTTGCCCAGGGCCGCATGGACCGCTGGAACGTGCTGGCCTGGCGCCTGCCGGTGGCGCTGGCCGTGGCGCTGGCCCTGGTGCAGATCATCGGCATGAACGCCCAATGGCTGATGCTGCGCCGGGAGTCCAAACGGATCGACGCCGCCCAGATCGACCTCCTGCATACCGCCTTCCCCAACGTACCGCCGGTAGCCGAGCCGCCGCTGCTGATGCGTCGCCAGATGGAGCAGTTGCGCACCGCCAGCGGCCGCAGCACGCCCAGCGATTTCCTGCCGCTGGCCGACGGCTTCGCCCGCGCCGCCCACAGTTTGCCGCCCGACGCGCTGCTGCAGCTCGACTATCGTGCCGGCGCGCTCTACGTCACGCTCAAGGCGGGCACCAATACCAATGCGCTGCGCAGCGCGGCGCGCCAGGCAGGCCTGCAGATGGAAGAAGACAAGACACCGCCGGACGCCACCGTCCGGGGCGGCGGCACCCCGACACCGCCCGGCTCGCGCTGGACGATCAAAAGCGAATCGCGCGCCGACAACGCGGCGCAAGGCAGGGCCGGCGCATGA
- a CDS encoding type II secretion system protein M encodes MKLGKSASRPAATRTPAARLARLRPRVPDAWRDRFDTFWNARNPREQAILGGGAVVLVLVFGYLVLWEPAATGRDRLMRNLPAQRADLAEMETLAQEARGLQASPAPSLRGDALTQALQDNLGQHGLKATRLAATGDNAVQVQLDKVAFGSVASWLQDVRAQQRLKVTDARISYVGATALVNFTATLQGPGAGGRN; translated from the coding sequence ATGAAGCTCGGTAAATCCGCCAGCCGTCCCGCTGCAACGCGTACGCCGGCCGCCCGCCTGGCACGCCTGCGCCCGCGCGTCCCTGATGCATGGCGCGATCGCTTCGACACCTTCTGGAACGCCCGCAACCCGCGCGAGCAGGCCATTCTTGGCGGCGGCGCCGTGGTACTGGTGCTGGTGTTCGGCTACCTGGTGCTGTGGGAACCGGCCGCCACCGGCCGCGACCGCCTGATGCGCAACCTGCCGGCGCAGCGCGCAGACCTGGCCGAAATGGAGACGCTGGCGCAGGAAGCGCGCGGGCTGCAGGCCAGCCCGGCGCCGTCGCTGCGCGGCGATGCGCTGACCCAGGCGCTGCAGGACAACCTGGGCCAGCACGGCCTGAAGGCCACGCGCCTGGCCGCCACGGGCGACAACGCCGTGCAGGTGCAGCTCGACAAGGTGGCCTTTGGCTCCGTGGCCAGCTGGCTGCAGGATGTCCGGGCCCAGCAACGCCTCAAGGTCACGGACGCCCGCATCAGCTATGTCGGTGCCACGGCACTGGTCAATTTCACCGCCACGCTGCAAGGCCCCGGCGCCGGTGGCCGCAACTGA
- a CDS encoding type II secretion system protein N encodes MARLEALRLPRRRVRASRGWAWLRWTLLGAVTVAVTVMASLPATWMAERIATESGRRVLLADAAGTVWHGSATLALSAGAGSQTSTVLPGRLTWDVAFWPLLTGTLRLVLEQDMAMAAPVTVAVTPGGWTAQAGGIRLPASLLEGIGAPFNTLRPDGTMRIDWTALQGKFAGNQKFGRLTLQLEQMSAAVSRLRPLGSYRAEVDLTGADGKLQLKTTAGPLHLEGSGTIGRQSRFEGTARADPEAATQLAGLLSLLGRTENNVTRLRF; translated from the coding sequence ATGGCGCGGCTCGAGGCCCTGCGGCTGCCCCGCCGCCGCGTGCGCGCGTCGCGCGGCTGGGCATGGTTGCGCTGGACGCTGCTCGGGGCGGTAACGGTGGCCGTCACGGTGATGGCTTCGCTGCCCGCCACCTGGATGGCCGAGCGCATCGCCACGGAAAGCGGTCGCCGCGTGCTGCTGGCCGATGCGGCGGGCACAGTCTGGCATGGCAGCGCCACGCTGGCGCTGTCGGCCGGCGCCGGCAGCCAGACTTCGACGGTCCTGCCGGGACGGCTGACCTGGGACGTGGCGTTCTGGCCATTGCTGACCGGCACGCTGCGCCTGGTACTGGAACAGGACATGGCGATGGCCGCGCCGGTGACGGTGGCCGTGACGCCTGGCGGCTGGACCGCGCAGGCCGGCGGCATCCGCCTGCCGGCGTCGTTGCTGGAAGGCATCGGCGCGCCGTTCAACACGCTGCGGCCGGACGGCACGATGCGGATCGACTGGACGGCCCTGCAAGGCAAGTTTGCCGGCAACCAGAAATTCGGACGTCTGACCCTGCAGCTGGAACAGATGTCGGCGGCGGTCAGCCGCCTGCGCCCGCTGGGCAGCTATCGAGCGGAGGTCGACCTGACCGGCGCCGATGGCAAGCTGCAACTGAAGACCACGGCCGGCCCGCTGCACCTGGAGGGCAGCGGCACCATCGGCCGGCAATCCCGCTTCGAAGGCACGGCCCGCGCCGACCCCGAGGCGGCCACCCAGCTGGCTGGCCTGTTGAGCCTGCTGGGACGAACAGAAAACAACGTGACAAGGCTGCGCTTCTGA
- the gspE gene encoding type II secretion system ATPase GspE — MATETLASTAPGAEAPLEPPSPMAARLVSYSFSREAPLLIAHQRPDGLEVWVSRKTSPAALAEVARVHGALHLRVLEPAALEAAMSDAYNRQDGSAAQVVGEVEGEVDLSRLMQDIPAVEDLLESEDDAPIIRMINALLTQAAREQASDIHIEPFESASVVRFRVDGTLRDVVRPKKALHGALISRIKIMAQLDIAEKRLPQDGRITLRVGGRPVDVRVSTLPTGHGERAVLRLLDKEAGRLDLARLGMAPETLGGFDHLVRQPHGIVLVTGPTGSGKTTTLYAALSRLDSQTTNIMTVEDPIEYDLDGIGQTQVNPRIDMTFGKALRAILRQDPDVVMIGEIRDLETAQIAVQASLTGHLVLATLHTNDSASAVTRLVDMGIEPFLLSSSLLGVLAQRLVRRLCPHCKREEVIEVKPSEAEALHAQGKPLQRVWHAVGCDKCGHSGYQGRMGVYELLTVDPEIQTMIHRQQPESEIKQVALAKGMHTMRGDAQRWIDSGATSLEEVLRVTRE; from the coding sequence ATGGCCACCGAAACACTCGCCAGCACCGCCCCCGGCGCCGAAGCGCCCCTGGAGCCGCCCTCGCCGATGGCGGCGCGGCTCGTGTCGTATTCGTTCTCGCGCGAGGCGCCGCTGCTGATCGCGCACCAGCGTCCCGACGGGCTCGAAGTCTGGGTCAGCCGCAAGACGTCGCCCGCCGCGCTGGCCGAAGTGGCGCGCGTGCATGGCGCGCTGCACCTGCGCGTGCTGGAGCCGGCCGCGCTGGAAGCGGCCATGTCCGATGCCTACAACCGCCAGGACGGCTCGGCCGCGCAGGTGGTGGGCGAGGTCGAAGGCGAAGTGGACCTGTCGCGGCTGATGCAGGACATTCCCGCCGTGGAAGACCTGCTCGAATCGGAGGACGACGCGCCGATCATCCGCATGATCAACGCGCTGCTGACACAGGCCGCGCGCGAGCAGGCATCGGATATCCATATCGAGCCGTTTGAATCGGCGTCGGTGGTGCGCTTCCGCGTGGACGGCACGCTGCGCGACGTGGTGCGGCCCAAGAAGGCGCTGCATGGCGCGCTGATCTCGCGGATCAAGATCATGGCGCAGCTGGACATCGCCGAGAAACGCCTGCCGCAGGACGGCCGCATCACGCTGCGCGTGGGCGGCCGTCCGGTGGACGTGCGGGTGTCGACGCTGCCCACCGGGCACGGCGAGCGCGCGGTGCTGCGTCTGCTGGACAAGGAAGCGGGCCGGCTGGACCTGGCCAGGCTGGGCATGGCGCCCGAGACGCTGGGCGGCTTCGACCACCTGGTGCGCCAGCCGCACGGCATCGTGCTGGTGACCGGCCCGACCGGCTCCGGCAAGACCACCACGCTCTACGCGGCGCTGTCGCGGCTGGACTCGCAGACCACCAACATCATGACCGTGGAGGATCCGATCGAGTACGACCTCGACGGCATTGGCCAGACGCAGGTCAATCCGCGTATCGACATGACGTTCGGCAAGGCCCTGCGCGCGATCCTGCGGCAGGACCCGGACGTGGTGATGATCGGCGAAATCCGCGACCTGGAGACCGCGCAGATCGCGGTGCAGGCGTCGCTGACCGGCCACCTGGTGCTGGCCACGCTGCACACCAACGATTCGGCGTCGGCCGTCACCCGTCTGGTGGACATGGGCATCGAGCCGTTCCTGCTGTCATCGTCGCTGCTCGGCGTGCTGGCGCAGCGGCTGGTGCGGCGCCTGTGCCCGCATTGCAAGCGCGAAGAAGTGATCGAGGTCAAGCCGTCCGAGGCCGAAGCGCTGCACGCGCAGGGCAAGCCACTGCAGCGCGTGTGGCACGCGGTGGGCTGCGACAAGTGCGGCCATTCCGGCTACCAGGGCCGGATGGGCGTCTACGAGCTGCTGACCGTGGACCCCGAGATCCAGACCATGATCCATCGCCAGCAGCCGGAATCGGAGATCAAGCAGGTGGCGCTGGCCAAGGGCATGCACACCATGCGCGGCGACGCGCAGCGCTGGATCGACAGCGGCGCCACCTCGCTGGAAGAGGTGCTGCGCGTGACGCGCGAATAA
- the gspF gene encoding type II secretion system inner membrane protein GspF: protein MPAYRYEAADAAGRADRGVIEADSPKQARAQLRARGLTPLTVDPLAGAGLAPRSSSALFVRRLSTQEQALFTRQLASLIVSGLPLDEALGALADQAERQYVHELLAGIRAEVMGGSSLSVALAQHPKDFPDIYRALVSAGEHSGHLGVVLERLATYIETRNQLTSKIRLAFTYPAIVTFVAFAIVIFLLSYVVPQVVSVFANTKQKLPTLTIVMLWLSDFMRNWWWAALVVIGVISAIIRSLLKQPDIKLSWHRWLLTAPLVGKLIRGYNTARFASTLAILVSAGVPILRSLQAAGETLTNVALKNNVDDATTRVREGASLARALAAQNQFPPVLVHLIRSGEATGNLPVMLERAATGEGQELERRTLFLTSLLEPLLILTMGVVVLLIVLAVLMPIIEINQLVR from the coding sequence ATGCCCGCCTATCGCTACGAAGCCGCCGATGCCGCCGGCCGGGCCGACCGGGGTGTCATCGAGGCAGACAGTCCCAAGCAGGCGCGCGCCCAGTTGCGTGCGCGCGGCCTGACGCCGCTTACCGTCGATCCGCTGGCCGGCGCCGGCCTGGCCCCGCGCAGCAGCAGCGCCCTGTTCGTGCGGCGCCTGTCCACGCAGGAGCAGGCGCTGTTCACGCGCCAGCTGGCCAGCCTGATCGTGTCGGGCCTGCCGCTGGACGAGGCGCTGGGTGCGCTGGCCGACCAGGCCGAGCGCCAGTACGTGCATGAACTGCTGGCCGGCATTCGCGCCGAGGTGATGGGCGGCAGCTCGCTGTCCGTGGCGCTGGCCCAGCATCCGAAGGACTTTCCGGACATCTACCGCGCGCTGGTGTCGGCGGGCGAGCACTCGGGCCATCTTGGCGTGGTGCTGGAGCGGCTGGCGACCTACATCGAGACGCGCAACCAGCTGACGTCGAAGATCCGGCTGGCGTTCACCTATCCGGCCATCGTCACGTTCGTGGCGTTTGCCATCGTGATCTTCCTGCTGTCGTATGTGGTGCCGCAGGTGGTCAGCGTGTTCGCCAACACCAAGCAGAAGCTGCCCACGCTGACGATCGTCATGCTGTGGCTGTCGGACTTCATGCGCAACTGGTGGTGGGCAGCGCTGGTGGTGATCGGTGTGATTTCGGCGATCATCCGCAGCCTGCTGAAGCAGCCCGACATCAAGCTGTCGTGGCATCGCTGGCTGCTGACCGCGCCGCTGGTGGGCAAGCTGATTCGCGGCTACAACACCGCGCGCTTTGCCAGCACGCTGGCCATCCTGGTGTCGGCCGGGGTGCCGATCCTGCGCAGCCTGCAGGCCGCCGGCGAGACGCTGACCAATGTGGCGCTCAAGAACAACGTCGACGATGCCACCACGCGCGTGCGCGAAGGCGCGTCGCTGGCCCGCGCGCTGGCCGCGCAGAACCAGTTTCCGCCGGTGCTGGTGCACCTGATCCGCTCCGGCGAGGCCACGGGCAACCTGCCCGTGATGCTGGAGCGCGCGGCCACCGGCGAAGGCCAGGAACTGGAGCGCCGCACGCTGTTCCTGACCAGCCTGCTGGAACCGCTGCTGATACTGACGATGGGTGTGGTGGTGCTGCTGATCGTGCTGGCAGTGCTGATGCCGATTATCGAGATCAATCAGCTGGTGCGGTGA
- a CDS encoding NYN domain-containing protein, which yields MTNSPRQGATLAVLIDADNAAPAIVEGLLAEVAKYGVAAVKRIYGDWTRPNLSGWKDRLLAHSIQPIQQFRYTVGKNATDSAMIIDAMDLLYTGRFDGFCIVSSDSDFTRLASRIREQGLTVYGFGERKTPKPFVTACDKFIYSDVLRADADTDADADTDAGTAPARRRNTQELRQDSRLVRLLQSASQAVSDEDGWSTLGGIGNYIAKQAPEFDSRNYGYGKLSELVAATNLFEVEARNGGNNKTIWVRLKKRGKGEGGQQPQQQPQPQQGGQSQQPQQPQQPRPAPVKPAPAPLPAQTVAQPVPPVETPAPVVEVDAIPEPAPALSADEDDAAGSASTLIPETVEADAETPKARGKRPSRRPDVTLSDTPWPIEQSVFAAPGTTVLAAQVEVEAPAPAPALEAEKEEEVSAPAQAPKKPAAKKAAPRKRAPAKKVAKAAKAEE from the coding sequence ATGACCAATTCTCCCCGCCAGGGCGCCACCCTGGCCGTGTTGATCGACGCCGACAACGCGGCTCCCGCCATCGTCGAAGGCCTGCTGGCCGAAGTGGCCAAGTACGGCGTGGCCGCCGTCAAGCGCATCTACGGCGACTGGACGCGCCCGAACCTGTCGGGCTGGAAAGACCGCCTGCTGGCCCATTCGATCCAGCCGATCCAGCAGTTCCGCTACACGGTGGGCAAGAACGCCACCGACAGCGCGATGATCATCGACGCGATGGACCTGCTCTACACGGGCCGTTTCGACGGTTTCTGCATCGTGTCGAGTGACAGCGACTTCACGCGGCTGGCGTCGCGCATCCGCGAGCAGGGCCTGACCGTCTACGGCTTCGGCGAGCGCAAGACGCCCAAGCCGTTCGTCACCGCCTGCGACAAGTTCATCTACTCCGACGTGCTGCGCGCCGACGCCGACACGGACGCCGATGCCGACACCGACGCGGGCACGGCCCCGGCACGCCGCCGCAACACGCAGGAACTGCGTCAGGATTCGCGCCTGGTGCGGCTGCTGCAAAGCGCGTCGCAGGCCGTATCGGACGAAGACGGCTGGTCCACGCTGGGCGGTATCGGCAACTACATCGCCAAGCAGGCGCCCGAGTTCGATTCGCGCAACTACGGCTACGGCAAGCTGTCGGAGCTGGTCGCCGCGACGAATCTGTTCGAGGTGGAAGCCCGCAACGGCGGCAACAACAAGACAATCTGGGTCCGCCTGAAGAAGCGCGGCAAGGGGGAAGGTGGCCAGCAGCCGCAACAGCAGCCCCAGCCCCAGCAGGGCGGGCAGTCCCAGCAGCCGCAACAGCCGCAGCAGCCGCGCCCGGCTCCGGTGAAGCCGGCGCCCGCGCCGTTGCCCGCGCAGACCGTGGCCCAGCCGGTGCCGCCGGTGGAAACGCCCGCGCCCGTGGTGGAAGTGGATGCCATCCCCGAACCCGCGCCTGCGCTGTCGGCGGACGAGGACGATGCCGCTGGCTCCGCCTCCACGCTGATTCCCGAGACCGTGGAAGCCGACGCCGAAACGCCCAAGGCACGCGGCAAGCGCCCATCCCGGCGCCCCGACGTGACGCTCAGCGACACGCCATGGCCGATCGAACAGTCGGTATTCGCCGCGCCGGGTACGACGGTGCTGGCGGCTCAGGTGGAGGTGGAAGCGCCGGCGCCGGCGCCGGCGCTGGAAGCTGAAAAGGAAGAAGAGGTTTCGGCGCCTGCCCAGGCCCCGAAGAAGCCGGCGGCGAAGAAGGCCGCACCGCGCAAGCGGGCGCCTGCGAAGAAGGTGGCGAAGGCTGCCAAGGCCGAGGAATAA